A single window of Candidatus Methylomirabilis sp. DNA harbors:
- a CDS encoding chemotaxis protein CheW has translation MTPTRSGSVGTTPQSSVLGLVVFTIEAQRYALPLPATERILPMVAVSPLPKAPDVALGVINLHGTVIPVLDIRRRFGLPPRDYGPSAHLVVARTIRRTVALPVDEVLGVREVPAEAVAEPGRVLPGIGHVAGIAALEDGLLFIQDLDAFLSLDEEHVLTEALQEIRR, from the coding sequence ATGACGCCAACGCGCAGTGGCTCCGTCGGTACCACCCCCCAGAGCTCGGTGCTTGGGCTCGTCGTTTTCACCATCGAGGCGCAGCGCTACGCCCTTCCCCTGCCCGCGACGGAGCGGATCCTGCCAATGGTAGCTGTGTCGCCCCTGCCGAAAGCTCCGGACGTCGCCCTCGGCGTGATCAACCTCCACGGCACGGTGATCCCGGTCCTCGATATCCGCCGCCGATTCGGCCTCCCTCCCCGCGACTACGGCCCGAGCGCCCATCTCGTGGTGGCGCGCACAATACGCCGCACTGTGGCACTGCCGGTCGACGAGGTTCTGGGCGTCAGGGAAGTGCCAGCGGAGGCCGTGGCGGAGCCCGGGCGGGTTCTCCCGGGCATCGGTCACGTTGCGGGGATCGCGGCGCTCGAAGACGGCCTGCTCTTCATCCAGGACCTGGACGCCTTCCTCTCTCTGGATGAAGAGCACGTCCTGACAGAAGCGCTCCAGGAGATTCGGCGGTGA
- a CDS encoding response regulator transcription factor: MMPISVLLVDDNSTFLRILQEFLQQHHQSEVTVVGTANGSEEGLAQARALQPQTVLLDLAMPNLTGLKAIPRLRRILPDVGIIALTLLDPIRYRQAALDAGADEFVSKTDLTTALVPAITRVALAGTPRQAHRSKSAREGDQR; the protein is encoded by the coding sequence ATGATGCCGATTTCCGTCCTGCTCGTGGACGACAATTCTACCTTCCTGCGCATTCTTCAAGAGTTTCTGCAGCAGCACCACCAGAGCGAGGTGACCGTGGTCGGCACAGCCAACGGGAGCGAAGAGGGCCTGGCGCAAGCACGCGCCCTTCAGCCGCAAACGGTCCTGCTCGACCTGGCTATGCCCAATCTCACCGGATTGAAGGCCATCCCCCGCCTGCGGCGGATCCTCCCCGACGTCGGCATCATCGCGCTCACCCTGCTCGACCCGATCAGGTACCGGCAGGCGGCCCTCGACGCGGGGGCGGACGAGTTCGTCTCCAAGACCGACCTGACCACCGCCCTGGTGCCGGCGATCACGCGGGTGGCCCTCGCCGGTACCCCCAGACAAGCCCATCGAAGCAAGAGCGCTCGGGAGGGAGACCAGCGCTGA
- a CDS encoding sigma 54-interacting transcriptional regulator, with the protein MSELELPHEVPRAETSPDGVTEPAAPQARPPAAPGGNGAGDDGREGSSLEAWRARRESPSTLPSLLGDRLPASDKELVGVSPQMTRVKEMIPRIAATASPVLIEGESGTGKELVAAAIHRGSPRGRRPFVAVNCGAIPPDLLESEFFGHVRGAFTGAVNDTLGLLRSAHSGTLFLDEVAELPPRLQIKLLRVLDEKRVRPVGSTRMHPVDVRIIAASNRRLEDALREGSFRVDLFYRLNVIRIVIPPLRERKSDVPALVAHFLRQFNERFGRDVQGASPEAMAALMAYHFPGNVRELENLLERAYALGATGQITVADLPDLSPAGKPAHPAERLPTLAEVEQELILRALRLHRNDPDKAARALGISRRTVTRRMKEYRTC; encoded by the coding sequence ATGAGCGAGCTCGAACTTCCCCACGAAGTACCGCGCGCCGAAACGTCACCTGACGGGGTCACGGAGCCGGCCGCCCCGCAGGCCCGTCCCCCGGCGGCGCCGGGGGGCAACGGGGCCGGCGACGACGGCCGGGAGGGCTCCAGCCTGGAGGCCTGGCGTGCGCGGCGCGAAAGCCCGAGCACGCTCCCCAGCCTCCTCGGGGACCGCCTCCCGGCGAGCGACAAAGAGTTGGTGGGGGTCTCTCCCCAGATGACGCGCGTCAAGGAGATGATCCCCCGGATCGCCGCGACCGCCTCGCCGGTCCTGATCGAGGGGGAGAGCGGCACCGGCAAGGAGCTCGTGGCGGCGGCCATCCACCGGGGTTCCCCCCGCGGCCGCCGGCCGTTCGTCGCGGTCAACTGCGGCGCCATCCCCCCCGACCTCCTGGAGTCGGAGTTCTTCGGCCACGTCCGCGGCGCCTTCACCGGGGCCGTGAACGATACCCTGGGACTCCTCCGCTCGGCCCACAGCGGTACCCTCTTCCTCGACGAGGTCGCCGAGCTCCCGCCGCGGCTCCAGATCAAGCTCCTCCGGGTGCTCGACGAGAAGCGGGTCCGCCCCGTCGGCTCCACCCGGATGCACCCGGTGGACGTCCGCATCATCGCCGCCAGCAACCGGCGGCTGGAGGATGCCCTCCGGGAGGGGAGCTTCCGGGTGGACCTCTTCTACCGGCTCAACGTCATCCGGATCGTGATCCCCCCCCTCCGGGAGCGGAAGTCGGACGTCCCCGCGCTGGTCGCCCACTTCCTCCGGCAGTTCAACGAGCGGTTCGGGCGGGACGTGCAGGGGGCGAGCCCCGAGGCGATGGCCGCGCTGATGGCCTACCACTTCCCCGGGAACGTGCGCGAGCTGGAGAACCTCCTCGAGCGCGCGTACGCGCTTGGGGCCACCGGCCAGATTACGGTGGCAGATCTCCCGGACCTCTCCCCCGCCGGGAAGCCTGCCCACCCCGCGGAGCGGCTCCCCACCCTTGCCGAAGTGGAACAGGAGCTCATCCTGCGGGCCCTGCGCCTCCACCGCAACGACCCGGACAAGGCCGCCCGGGCCCTGGGCATCTCCCGCCGGACGGTCACCCGGCGGATGAAGGAGTACCGGACCTGCTAA
- a CDS encoding CheR family methyltransferase, whose translation MLRLRLWSAGCATGEEPYSLAILLDRLLPDRSEWALTILASDINPDALEAAQQRRYREWALRDTPAWIRDRYFHSRGGGTFELDTRIRRMVAFAPLNLAEGTYPAMVTNTAAMDLIVCRNVLMYFTREAQHAAVTRLRMALVPGGWLVVNPAEASTELLHPLVPVNFPGAIFYRKESASFSPPVASWQPETGFPAHPDPFPFAPALEAAATPQAPVPSPSTAQAEDLPDPATLLRRARTLADRGDLEQARHLCQAAVGRDRLNPETHFLLAAICQERGEVPAALEALRRAIYLAPEFAPAHFLQGSLLLRQAKRRRGQRSMETVVRLLTSVPHDEPVPGSDGLTAGRLLEMARAYLEVR comes from the coding sequence ATCCTGCGCCTTCGGCTCTGGAGCGCCGGGTGCGCCACCGGGGAGGAGCCGTACTCGCTTGCCATCCTGCTGGATCGCCTGCTGCCCGACCGCTCCGAGTGGGCTTTGACCATCCTGGCCAGCGACATCAACCCCGACGCCCTGGAGGCGGCCCAGCAGAGGCGCTACCGGGAGTGGGCCCTCCGGGACACGCCCGCCTGGATCCGAGATCGGTACTTCCACTCCCGGGGCGGGGGAACCTTCGAGCTCGACACGAGGATTCGGCGGATGGTCGCCTTTGCACCGCTCAATCTCGCCGAGGGGACCTACCCGGCCATGGTGACAAACACTGCCGCCATGGATCTGATCGTCTGCCGCAACGTGCTCATGTACTTCACCCGTGAGGCGCAACACGCGGCGGTCACACGGCTCCGGATGGCGCTGGTGCCGGGAGGATGGCTGGTGGTGAACCCGGCCGAGGCTTCCACCGAGCTCCTCCACCCGTTGGTTCCCGTCAATTTCCCCGGCGCCATTTTCTACAGGAAGGAGTCCGCTTCCTTCAGTCCGCCGGTCGCGAGCTGGCAGCCCGAGACAGGCTTCCCCGCCCACCCGGATCCTTTCCCCTTTGCGCCCGCGCTGGAAGCGGCGGCCACGCCGCAGGCGCCGGTCCCCTCCCCCTCCACGGCGCAGGCCGAAGACCTGCCGGACCCAGCTACTCTCCTCCGGCGAGCCCGCACCCTGGCAGACCGGGGCGACCTGGAGCAGGCCCGCCATCTCTGTCAGGCCGCAGTGGGGCGAGATCGCCTCAACCCGGAGACGCACTTCCTGCTGGCAGCGATCTGTCAGGAGCGGGGAGAAGTCCCCGCGGCCCTGGAAGCGCTTCGCCGGGCCATCTACCTGGCCCCGGAGTTCGCACCGGCCCACTTCCTCCAGGGGAGCCTCCTGCTCCGCCAAGCGAAGCGCAGGCGGGGGCAGCGCTCCATGGAGACCGTAGTGCGCCTGTTGACCTCGGTGCCGCACGATGAGCCAGTACCC
- a CDS encoding LuxR C-terminal-related transcriptional regulator, whose translation MAARLGISPRTAETHRANLMRKLRLKTQTDLIRYALRRGILAVEER comes from the coding sequence ATCGCGGCCCGGCTCGGGATCAGCCCGCGTACGGCGGAGACCCACCGGGCCAACCTGATGCGCAAGCTCCGCCTCAAGACCCAGACCGACCTGATCCGGTACGCCCTCCGGCGGGGGATTCTCGCCGTAGAAGAAAGGTGA